A portion of the Acidisarcina polymorpha genome contains these proteins:
- a CDS encoding FAD-binding and (Fe-S)-binding domain-containing protein, which produces MTTTSAAFTILKQSHHAHEAFTDSHQLELLLKRAVRGEVRFDDGSRALYATDASNYRQVPIGLVVPRDAADVEATVAACRAVGAPILARGGGTSLAGQCCNVAVVIDFSKYLNQIVELDPAAKLASVQPGIVLDRVRDAAELHQLTFAPDPATHSRCTIGGMIGNNSCGVHGLLGGKTVDNIESLDVLLYDGTRLTVGATGEEELHSIVAAGGRRGQIYSQLAKLRNRYGSLIRQRFPPIPRRVSGYNLDDLLPENGFHIARSLVGSEGTCVTVLGANLRLTDSPPHRRLVALGFPDPFIAADHVPLVLEHKPIGLEGFDGMLVDFMLRKKLAVDDVVLLPSGMGHLLVELGAWSAEEVEGQVAALMSATRQMPVIPTARAYSPDEARRVWHVRESALGATVYVPGEPHGWEGWEDAAVPPAQLGRYLREIFGLMQKYGYRSPMYGHFGQGCVHLRINFDLESEAGIFKFREFLDRAADIVLAHGGSLSGEHGDGQARAALLPKMFGPELMQAFREFKAIWDPDNKMNPGKLVDPVAVYEPQENLRLGAGYHSHDRETYFRFPDDDGSLSLATLRCVGVGACRKQDAGTMCPSYMATREERHSTRGRAHLLWEVLEGNILKDGWKNEEVREALDLCLSCKACKSECPVNVDVATYKSEFLAHYYQGRFHPLRDYLFGFMDRWAALAAVLPGVTPRLANFTMQAPIVGSLIKQIGGIAQQRTLPKFASSSFQSTTAKRRAGEQNLPKVMLWPDTWNNNFYPPALRAAQQVLTAAGFDVEVPRGHICCGRPLYDFGFLSQARRYLINVMAALRRQIDDGTPIVVLEPSCASVFRDELANLFPSDERATRLREQVFLLSEFLVRHAPGFTPPQTPERSLLVHGHCHNKSIMKMGDELSLLRATGSKVEYLDSGCCGMAGPFGFEKEKYSVSQTLGERVLMPAVRSADLRTFIVSDGFSCREQIAQNSTRRAIHFAEAICPTQQAARHDR; this is translated from the coding sequence GTGACAACCACTTCGGCAGCCTTCACCATTCTGAAGCAATCGCACCATGCTCATGAGGCCTTCACAGACTCTCACCAACTCGAGCTGCTTCTTAAGCGGGCAGTACGGGGCGAAGTGCGTTTCGATGATGGTTCGCGAGCGCTGTACGCGACCGACGCGTCCAACTACCGGCAGGTTCCTATTGGACTCGTTGTGCCACGCGATGCAGCCGACGTCGAAGCCACGGTCGCCGCGTGCCGGGCAGTCGGCGCACCCATTCTCGCTCGAGGCGGAGGCACGAGCCTCGCTGGCCAATGCTGCAATGTCGCAGTGGTCATCGATTTCTCGAAGTACCTGAACCAGATAGTGGAGCTGGACCCGGCAGCGAAGCTTGCTAGTGTCCAACCAGGAATCGTCCTCGACCGCGTCCGTGACGCCGCCGAGTTGCATCAACTCACGTTTGCACCCGACCCCGCGACTCACAGCCGGTGCACCATCGGCGGCATGATCGGCAATAACTCCTGCGGAGTGCACGGCCTGCTCGGTGGGAAGACCGTCGACAATATCGAGTCTCTCGACGTGCTTCTTTACGACGGAACCCGCCTCACTGTTGGGGCAACCGGCGAGGAGGAGCTTCATTCGATCGTGGCAGCCGGCGGCCGGCGCGGCCAGATCTATTCGCAACTAGCCAAGTTGCGCAATCGGTATGGGTCGCTCATCCGCCAGCGCTTTCCGCCCATCCCCAGGCGAGTCTCTGGCTATAACCTGGATGACCTGCTGCCCGAGAATGGCTTTCATATCGCTCGTTCTCTGGTCGGTAGCGAAGGCACCTGTGTCACCGTCCTCGGCGCAAACCTCCGCCTCACCGATTCACCACCGCATCGAAGGCTCGTGGCTCTTGGATTTCCAGATCCATTTATCGCCGCCGACCATGTGCCGTTAGTGCTTGAACACAAGCCGATCGGTCTGGAAGGTTTCGACGGCATGCTGGTCGATTTCATGCTGCGGAAGAAGCTGGCCGTCGACGACGTAGTCTTGCTGCCTTCCGGCATGGGGCACCTGCTGGTCGAGCTGGGCGCATGGTCGGCCGAAGAAGTCGAAGGACAGGTCGCAGCCCTGATGAGCGCGACCCGGCAAATGCCAGTCATCCCCACCGCCCGGGCCTATTCGCCCGACGAAGCACGCCGTGTCTGGCATGTGCGCGAGTCGGCGTTAGGTGCAACTGTCTACGTTCCCGGGGAGCCCCACGGCTGGGAAGGCTGGGAGGATGCTGCCGTGCCGCCCGCGCAGCTCGGGCGCTACCTCCGGGAGATCTTTGGCCTTATGCAGAAGTATGGCTATCGGAGCCCGATGTATGGTCATTTCGGACAAGGCTGCGTCCATTTGCGGATCAACTTCGATCTGGAGAGTGAAGCCGGCATTTTCAAGTTCCGGGAATTCCTCGATCGCGCCGCCGACATCGTGCTGGCCCATGGAGGTTCTCTTTCCGGCGAACATGGCGATGGTCAGGCGCGGGCCGCCTTGCTGCCAAAAATGTTCGGCCCCGAACTCATGCAGGCGTTCCGCGAGTTCAAGGCCATCTGGGACCCTGATAACAAGATGAATCCCGGAAAGCTGGTCGATCCTGTCGCTGTCTATGAGCCGCAGGAAAATCTTAGACTCGGCGCCGGGTATCACTCGCATGACCGCGAAACCTATTTCCGTTTTCCGGACGACGATGGCTCGCTCTCGCTGGCCACGCTGCGCTGTGTCGGGGTCGGTGCATGTCGCAAGCAGGATGCCGGCACGATGTGTCCCAGCTATATGGCGACCCGCGAAGAACGCCACTCCACCCGCGGGCGTGCCCATCTGCTCTGGGAAGTGCTCGAAGGCAACATCCTCAAGGATGGATGGAAAAACGAAGAAGTGCGGGAGGCCCTCGACCTCTGCCTTTCCTGCAAAGCCTGCAAATCCGAGTGCCCGGTCAACGTGGATGTAGCGACTTACAAGTCAGAATTTCTAGCCCATTATTACCAGGGACGCTTTCACCCGCTGCGAGACTATCTCTTCGGGTTCATGGATCGGTGGGCCGCATTAGCAGCAGTGCTGCCGGGAGTCACACCGCGGCTCGCGAATTTCACAATGCAGGCTCCTATCGTTGGCAGCCTGATCAAGCAGATTGGAGGCATCGCCCAACAGCGCACCCTGCCGAAGTTTGCCTCCTCCAGCTTTCAAAGCACAACCGCGAAAAGACGCGCCGGCGAGCAGAATCTGCCCAAGGTAATGCTGTGGCCGGACACCTGGAACAACAATTTTTATCCGCCTGCGTTAAGGGCCGCACAGCAGGTTCTCACCGCTGCAGGCTTCGACGTGGAGGTGCCGCGAGGACATATTTGCTGTGGGCGGCCGCTCTATGATTTCGGCTTTCTGAGTCAAGCGCGGCGCTATCTCATCAACGTGATGGCTGCACTTCGGCGCCAGATAGATGATGGCACACCGATCGTTGTTCTCGAACCAAGCTGCGCGAGCGTCTTTCGGGATGAGCTGGCAAATCTTTTCCCCTCGGATGAAAGGGCCACGCGTCTCCGCGAACAAGTTTTTCTGTTGAGCGAATTCCTGGTCCGCCATGCACCAGGCTTTACGCCACCCCAGACGCCTGAGAGGAGCTTGCTGGTCCACGGCCATTGCCACAACAAGTCGATCATGAAGATGGGAGACGAACTCTCTCTCTTACGAGCGACGGGATCGAAGGTGGAATACCTCGACTCCGGGTGCTGCGGCATGGCCGGCCCATTCGGCTTTGAGAAGGAGAAGTACTCAGTTTCTCAAACCCTTGGCGAACGCGTACTCATGCCGGCAGTCCGGAGTGCCGACCTGCGCACTTTCATCGTGAGTGATGGATTCAGTTGCAGAGAACAGATCGCCCAGAACTCAACCCGGCGGGCGATCCACTTCGCCGAGGCGATCTGTCCAACTCAGCAAGCGGCGAGGCACGACCGATAG
- a CDS encoding pyridoxal phosphate-dependent aminotransferase produces the protein MAGNKGGLRVAKRLEEVGFSDIVRVRNRVLELRSTGEVIHAFHGGEPFFETPDAVKYAMMRALVENKTRYAPSSGIDPLRAALAKKLRAKNHLDANVEDVLITSGGAHALYSAFQAVLDPGDDVLLFSPFWTPIREMINGALARPLLVPTASARRNGLSATLEKMASPHTRAIYYNTPQNPAGIVFSREEAEEVAAFARERDLIVIADEAYEDLVYDGEHFSIGSLPGMAERTISTYTFSKSFGMTGWRLGYLTAKEPFITGLRKLVLYSVNGVSTPSQWAALEALSLPESYFEQRRVEYKERRDLLVAGLNDLGLECELPQGAFYAFPRVQSIHKQSRKAAEILLEQAHVATIPGTVFGAQGEGHLRFGYGISMDAITSGLEALRRFLGR, from the coding sequence ATGGCAGGCAACAAGGGTGGATTGAGGGTCGCGAAACGTCTGGAAGAAGTTGGCTTTTCGGACATCGTCCGGGTACGGAATCGCGTACTGGAGTTGCGCAGCACAGGCGAGGTCATCCACGCGTTTCACGGCGGGGAGCCGTTCTTTGAGACACCCGACGCGGTGAAATATGCGATGATGCGTGCCTTGGTCGAGAACAAGACCAGGTATGCTCCTTCGTCGGGTATCGATCCGCTGCGCGCCGCGCTGGCGAAGAAGCTAAGGGCGAAGAATCATCTTGATGCGAATGTCGAAGATGTTCTGATCACCAGCGGCGGAGCCCATGCGCTTTACTCGGCCTTTCAAGCGGTATTGGACCCCGGCGATGATGTACTGCTGTTTTCTCCGTTCTGGACCCCGATTCGCGAGATGATTAACGGCGCACTGGCGCGGCCCTTGCTGGTGCCGACAGCGAGCGCCAGGCGCAACGGGTTGTCGGCGACACTTGAGAAGATGGCGTCTCCGCATACGCGCGCGATCTACTACAACACTCCTCAGAATCCCGCGGGCATTGTGTTCAGCAGGGAAGAGGCCGAGGAGGTTGCCGCCTTTGCCCGGGAGCGTGACCTGATTGTCATCGCGGATGAGGCATACGAAGACCTGGTCTATGATGGCGAGCATTTCTCGATCGGCAGCCTGCCGGGAATGGCGGAGAGAACGATCTCAACTTACACGTTTTCGAAAAGCTTCGGCATGACGGGCTGGAGGTTGGGCTACCTGACGGCCAAAGAGCCGTTCATCACCGGCCTCAGAAAATTAGTGCTTTATTCAGTGAACGGCGTGTCCACTCCTTCTCAGTGGGCGGCGCTTGAGGCGCTTTCTCTCCCTGAGAGCTACTTCGAGCAGCGGCGTGTGGAATATAAAGAACGGCGCGATCTGCTGGTCGCCGGCCTGAATGATCTGGGACTGGAGTGCGAACTCCCGCAGGGCGCGTTCTACGCCTTTCCGCGTGTCCAATCGATCCATAAGCAGAGCCGCAAGGCCGCGGAGATCCTGCTGGAACAGGCGCATGTCGCTACCATACCCGGCACCGTCTTCGGCGCTCAGGGAGAGGGGCATCTGCGGTTCGGTTACGGAATCTCGATGGATGCGATTACAAGCGGGCTGGAGGCGTTAAGGCGATTTCTCGGCCGATAA
- a CDS encoding HisA/HisF-related TIM barrel protein, producing the protein MLIPSIDLMGGRIVQLVQGEKLELAFDDFDYWVERFAEYPLVQLIDLDAAMRQGDNRGLIERISQRLPCQVGGGISSVQKALEVLQGGAKRVIVGSALFRSHADSASGQSSLVDTEFARALSHAVGEERIVCGIDTKRGKIAVKGWKEQVQLTPEDAINELEPYCGAFLYTHIDKEGTMQGFPFAVARNLRELTERQLIVAGGIREMAEIEALAAIQVDAVAGMAVYTGALPA; encoded by the coding sequence GTGCTGATTCCTTCGATCGATCTTATGGGCGGCCGGATCGTGCAGCTTGTTCAAGGTGAAAAGCTGGAGTTGGCTTTCGATGATTTTGATTACTGGGTCGAGCGCTTTGCGGAGTATCCCCTGGTGCAACTCATCGATCTCGATGCGGCGATGCGCCAGGGGGACAATCGTGGGCTGATCGAAAGGATTTCGCAGCGGCTTCCGTGTCAGGTCGGTGGAGGAATATCGAGCGTGCAGAAGGCCCTGGAAGTTTTGCAGGGCGGCGCCAAGCGAGTTATCGTCGGTTCTGCGCTCTTTCGTTCGCATGCCGACAGTGCTTCGGGGCAAAGCAGTCTGGTTGACACTGAATTCGCGCGCGCATTGAGCCACGCAGTGGGCGAAGAACGGATTGTCTGCGGGATCGATACCAAACGGGGAAAGATTGCGGTGAAGGGATGGAAGGAGCAGGTGCAGCTGACGCCGGAAGATGCGATCAACGAGCTGGAGCCTTACTGCGGCGCCTTCCTTTACACTCACATCGACAAGGAAGGGACCATGCAAGGCTTTCCCTTCGCCGTTGCCAGGAATTTGCGAGAGCTGACGGAACGGCAGTTGATTGTCGCTGGAGGAATCCGTGAGATGGCGGAGATCGAAGCGCTGGCTGCGATCCAAGTCGACGCGGTTGCGGGAATGGCAGTCTATACGGGAGCTTTACCAGCTTGA
- the hisF gene encoding imidazole glycerol phosphate synthase subunit HisF has translation MLTKRIIACLDVKDGRVVKGIQFVDLIDAGDPAALAVAHAEAGADEIVLLDITATHEERGTLIETVRRASRGLFIPFTVGGGIRELRDAAAVFDAGADKISINSAAVARPELIEEIGRSFGAQAVIVAIDARRAADGADPVRGAEVFIAGGRKNTGLRVLDWAREAESRGAGEILLTSMDADGMRNGFDCELTAMVSESVSIPVIASGGAGTAAHFAEVFDGGRADAALAASIFHFGVSSARELKTELATHGIPVRLPC, from the coding sequence ATGTTAACGAAGCGAATCATCGCGTGCCTCGATGTCAAAGACGGGAGGGTCGTGAAGGGAATCCAGTTTGTGGACCTTATCGATGCCGGCGATCCTGCTGCGCTTGCTGTTGCTCATGCTGAAGCGGGCGCCGACGAGATCGTGCTGCTCGACATCACCGCGACCCACGAGGAGCGCGGCACATTGATCGAGACGGTCAGGCGAGCTTCGCGAGGGCTATTTATTCCGTTCACGGTGGGCGGGGGAATTCGCGAGTTGCGTGATGCAGCGGCGGTCTTCGATGCGGGAGCGGATAAGATCAGCATCAACTCTGCCGCGGTGGCGCGTCCGGAGTTGATCGAGGAGATTGGCCGCAGCTTCGGTGCTCAGGCGGTCATCGTTGCCATCGACGCACGGCGCGCCGCAGACGGGGCCGATCCGGTCCGAGGCGCAGAGGTTTTCATCGCCGGCGGACGGAAAAATACAGGCCTGCGCGTCCTGGATTGGGCGCGTGAAGCGGAATCTCGAGGGGCCGGGGAGATCCTTCTTACTTCAATGGATGCAGATGGTATGCGGAACGGTTTTGACTGCGAATTGACCGCAATGGTGAGCGAATCAGTTTCGATTCCAGTGATTGCTTCAGGCGGCGCAGGCACCGCCGCCCACTTCGCCGAGGTCTTCGATGGAGGACGCGCGGATGCAGCCTTAGCTGCCAGCATCTTCCATTTCGGGGTATCAAGCGCGCGCGAGTTGAAGACCGAATTGGCTACCCATGGAATTCCAGTGAGGCTGCCGTGCTGA
- the hisH gene encoding imidazole glycerol phosphate synthase subunit HisH: MIRTNTSNVTIVDYRAGNLASVVKAVTALGATPEVTSDPEVVAKASKIILPGVGHFAATQFLSDRGLTAAMRSRIADGVPFLGICVGLQWLFEGSTEAPGVSGGGFLRGHCERFVTAEKVPHVGWNSLSVRPQSRLMAGVADGSYVYFTHSYRAGQQEDAVAVTNYGGPFTAAVEAGNIMGVQFHPEKSGKAGLTILKNFLEL, from the coding sequence ATGATCCGGACGAACACCAGTAACGTGACGATCGTCGACTACCGTGCCGGGAATCTCGCGTCCGTGGTGAAGGCAGTCACTGCGCTGGGCGCGACCCCGGAGGTGACTTCCGATCCTGAAGTTGTCGCGAAGGCCTCCAAGATCATTTTGCCGGGGGTCGGCCACTTCGCGGCGACGCAATTTTTGTCGGACCGCGGACTGACCGCGGCCATGCGCTCCAGGATCGCGGATGGTGTTCCTTTCCTCGGCATTTGCGTTGGATTGCAGTGGCTCTTTGAAGGCAGTACCGAAGCGCCGGGAGTTTCGGGCGGAGGCTTTCTCCGCGGTCATTGCGAACGCTTTGTTACTGCGGAGAAAGTGCCGCATGTCGGATGGAATTCGCTTTCGGTGCGTCCTCAATCGAGGCTGATGGCCGGAGTGGCGGATGGCTCGTATGTTTACTTTACCCATTCTTACCGTGCCGGCCAGCAGGAAGATGCCGTGGCTGTTACAAATTATGGAGGCCCATTCACGGCCGCCGTCGAGGCAGGCAATATCATGGGCGTTCAATTTCACCCTGAGAAATCCGGTAAGGCTGGTTTAACGATCTTGAAAAACTTCCTGGAATTGTGA
- the hisB gene encoding imidazoleglycerol-phosphate dehydratase HisB, producing MTAEKTSTEELVAVSKRTAALQRDTNETKITLALTIEGQGRYDIHTGIRFFDHMLELFTRHGAFDLSLTCNGDLDVDQHHTVEDVGITLGKAFDQALGDKKGILRAGYFLMPMDETLGIAAVDLSGRIASVVKTRVKTRLVGDLQSELVDDFFDGFAQGARANVHLKIMYGRSSHHKIEALFKAFGRALRVACSHDKQLGDMLPSTKGLL from the coding sequence ATGACGGCAGAGAAGACCTCGACGGAGGAACTGGTTGCAGTTTCCAAACGCACAGCAGCCCTCCAACGGGATACCAACGAGACGAAGATTACTCTGGCCCTAACGATCGAGGGGCAGGGTCGCTACGACATTCATACCGGCATTCGGTTCTTCGATCACATGCTTGAATTATTTACCCGCCACGGCGCGTTCGACCTTTCGTTGACGTGCAACGGCGACCTGGACGTTGATCAACATCACACCGTTGAAGATGTCGGCATCACCCTAGGTAAGGCATTCGATCAGGCCCTGGGGGACAAGAAAGGTATTTTGCGCGCTGGCTATTTTCTGATGCCCATGGATGAGACCCTCGGCATTGCTGCTGTCGACTTGAGCGGCAGGATTGCGTCGGTCGTGAAAACCAGGGTGAAGACGAGGCTGGTCGGGGATCTTCAAAGCGAGCTGGTCGATGACTTCTTCGACGGCTTTGCACAGGGAGCGCGCGCCAATGTTCACTTGAAGATCATGTATGGACGATCCAGCCATCACAAAATCGAGGCGCTCTTCAAGGCTTTCGGACGCGCGCTGCGAGTCGCGTGTTCGCACGATAAGCAACTCGGCGATATGCTTCCGAGCACCAAAGGGTTGTTATGA
- the hisC gene encoding histidinol-phosphate transaminase codes for MPESTLTTSPKPRAAVLRMKEYHPPLGNRNGLRLDFNENTLECSPAVLRVLREIGSSDLTRYPEREPVERLVAEHLGLAAEQVLLTNGVDEAIHVLCETYLDAGDEILLPIPTYSMYEVYASATEAKVVGVQAAADFEFPLERLLNAVTPATKLIAIANPNSPTGKTATREQILKIVEHAPQAAVLVDEAYFHFFGNTVADLIGRFPNLLLARTFSKAYGLAGLRIGMLAGDVESVRWLRRVTSPYSVNSLALACLPAALDDKEYLDWYVREVLSARAELFSALEALKVPYWTSEANFVLVKIGAKHAQFVDQMRQRGILLRDRSSDPGCNGCVRITVGTGAQMMTAVEALIESLDEIGWNATAQQEKDATT; via the coding sequence GTGCCTGAGTCTACTCTGACAACTTCGCCTAAGCCGCGCGCGGCGGTGCTCCGCATGAAGGAATATCATCCTCCGCTGGGCAATCGAAATGGGCTTCGTCTCGACTTCAACGAGAACACACTCGAGTGTTCGCCGGCGGTCTTGAGGGTATTGCGAGAGATCGGTTCCTCCGACCTGACCCGGTATCCGGAGCGTGAACCAGTGGAGCGGCTGGTGGCGGAACATCTGGGGCTCGCCGCGGAACAAGTGCTGCTCACCAATGGCGTCGACGAGGCGATTCATGTCCTATGCGAGACCTACCTCGATGCCGGCGATGAGATACTTTTGCCGATTCCGACTTACTCCATGTATGAGGTCTATGCATCGGCAACCGAGGCCAAGGTCGTTGGGGTGCAGGCTGCGGCCGACTTTGAGTTTCCCCTTGAGCGGCTCTTGAACGCTGTAACACCGGCAACCAAGCTGATCGCCATTGCCAATCCAAACAGTCCAACCGGCAAGACGGCGACTCGCGAGCAAATACTGAAGATTGTGGAGCACGCGCCTCAGGCGGCTGTACTAGTCGATGAAGCGTATTTTCACTTCTTTGGAAACACGGTTGCCGATCTCATTGGACGCTTCCCAAACTTGTTGCTGGCACGTACCTTTTCGAAAGCCTATGGCTTAGCTGGATTGAGAATCGGTATGTTAGCCGGGGATGTTGAGAGTGTGCGGTGGCTGCGACGAGTAACATCCCCTTATAGCGTCAACTCGCTTGCCTTGGCCTGCCTTCCCGCGGCACTCGACGACAAGGAGTATCTCGACTGGTATGTTCGCGAGGTCCTGTCGGCACGTGCGGAGCTCTTTTCCGCGTTGGAAGCATTGAAGGTCCCCTATTGGACGAGCGAGGCCAATTTCGTGCTGGTGAAGATCGGTGCAAAGCACGCGCAGTTTGTCGATCAGATGCGGCAGAGAGGAATTCTTCTGCGAGACCGTTCGAGCGACCCGGGTTGTAATGGCTGTGTCCGGATCACGGTTGGGACGGGCGCACAGATGATGACGGCCGTTGAGGCGCTTATCGAATCCCTTGATGAGATCGGCTGGAATGCGACGGCCCAGCAAGAGAAGGACGCAACCACATGA
- the hisD gene encoding histidinol dehydrogenase: MKLVRTTGRGKAEAQRVLLALEGRQESSAESVAPVVRKIIGQVRKSGDRALRRLVAQLDGVSPQSQLQIMPDEMQLAWNETPEAVRGALQTAAKNIRAFAERQLPGKWSLAPIPGLSTGQLVRPIDAVGCYVPSGRHPLPSSLLMTVIPAQVAGVERIVVASPNPARETLAAAHLLGVDCFYQMGGAQAIAVLAYGTETIARVDKIVGPGNLYVTTAKRLVAFDCAIDMLAGPTEIVVTSDKGNAAYIAADLVAQAEHDPHALAVLVTTQPSLAAEVIHEVKTRAKSNPVAKESLHTRGFVFLTGSLDEARTITNRLAPEHLTVDSQADLSWVRNAGSVFVGDYSTQPMGDYISGPNHTLPTGGLARVRGGLSVMDFIKLITVQSYNRSALKSLGPSAIAIAEAEGLDGHADAIRSRSIGRGKTSSSRRSAGA; this comes from the coding sequence ATGAAGCTGGTCAGGACAACTGGACGGGGGAAGGCCGAGGCGCAGCGCGTTCTGCTGGCGCTGGAAGGACGCCAGGAGTCGAGCGCGGAGTCGGTTGCTCCGGTGGTGCGCAAGATCATTGGTCAAGTGCGCAAGAGCGGCGACAGAGCGCTGCGCAGGCTGGTCGCCCAACTCGACGGGGTCTCGCCACAGTCGCAGTTGCAAATCATGCCGGACGAGATGCAGCTTGCCTGGAACGAGACGCCGGAAGCAGTGCGCGGTGCTCTTCAAACAGCGGCGAAAAATATTCGAGCTTTTGCCGAGAGGCAGCTACCGGGGAAGTGGAGCCTCGCTCCAATACCCGGGCTTAGCACCGGACAACTTGTTCGTCCAATTGATGCCGTCGGCTGCTATGTCCCTAGCGGGCGCCATCCGCTACCGTCGTCGCTTTTGATGACGGTGATTCCGGCACAAGTGGCGGGAGTAGAGCGGATCGTGGTGGCCTCGCCAAATCCCGCTCGCGAGACTCTTGCCGCGGCTCATCTGCTGGGGGTCGACTGCTTCTACCAGATGGGAGGCGCGCAGGCCATCGCAGTCCTGGCGTATGGCACGGAGACGATCGCACGCGTGGATAAGATCGTCGGGCCGGGAAACCTGTACGTAACCACTGCGAAGAGATTGGTGGCCTTCGACTGCGCGATCGACATGCTTGCGGGTCCGACCGAGATCGTGGTGACGAGCGATAAAGGGAATGCCGCGTACATTGCGGCTGACCTGGTCGCACAGGCGGAACATGATCCCCATGCGCTTGCCGTTCTAGTCACCACGCAGCCCTCTTTGGCGGCGGAGGTCATCCATGAGGTGAAAACTCGCGCGAAATCGAACCCGGTCGCTAAGGAATCGCTCCATACCCGCGGCTTCGTCTTTCTCACCGGTTCTCTCGATGAGGCGCGAACGATTACCAATCGATTGGCTCCGGAACATCTGACTGTGGACAGCCAGGCGGACCTTTCGTGGGTGCGCAATGCCGGCTCGGTCTTCGTCGGGGATTACTCAACCCAACCCATGGGGGACTATATTTCCGGGCCCAACCATACGCTCCCCACTGGAGGTCTAGCTCGCGTGCGGGGCGGCCTGAGCGTAATGGACTTCATCAAACTGATCACGGTACAAAGCTACAACCGGTCGGCGCTCAAGTCGCTGGGCCCTTCTGCAATTGCAATTGCGGAGGCTGAGGGGCTTGATGGTCACGCTGACGCTATTCGCTCGCGGAGTATCGGTAGAGGTAAGACCTCTTCATCACGGAGGTCAGCAGGTGCCTGA
- the hisG gene encoding ATP phosphoribosyltransferase → MSGKLRLGIPKGSLQDATIALFGRAGWNIYANGRSYFPSIDDDDIECMLIRAQEMARYVEHGVLDAGLTGIDWVVESGLDVVSATSLTYAKQSNRKVRWVLAVPEDSTYQRAEDLDGLTIATELVEVTKRYFASKNVSVKVEFSWGATEVKPPTLADAIVEVTETGSSLKANRLRIIDTVMESETHLIANKAAYQDQWKREKVDSLALMLNAAIAAQGHVGLMLNVQQANLAAVISVLPALNSPTISTLSNADWVAVNTILQEDVVRVVIPKLKAAGATGIVEYPLNKVVL, encoded by the coding sequence ATGAGCGGCAAGCTAAGACTTGGCATCCCGAAAGGAAGCCTGCAGGATGCGACGATTGCGCTTTTTGGGCGCGCCGGCTGGAATATCTATGCAAATGGCCGTTCCTATTTCCCTTCGATCGATGATGACGATATTGAGTGCATGCTGATTCGCGCGCAGGAGATGGCGCGCTATGTCGAGCATGGCGTGCTTGATGCCGGGTTGACTGGGATCGATTGGGTGGTTGAGAGCGGGCTGGACGTCGTCAGCGCCACGAGCCTGACCTATGCCAAGCAGAGCAATCGCAAGGTAAGGTGGGTGCTCGCTGTTCCCGAAGACTCAACTTATCAGCGTGCTGAAGACCTCGACGGGTTGACGATCGCCACCGAATTAGTTGAAGTGACGAAGCGATACTTCGCCAGCAAGAATGTATCAGTGAAGGTCGAGTTTAGCTGGGGAGCTACAGAAGTCAAGCCGCCGACGCTTGCCGATGCGATCGTTGAAGTGACCGAAACCGGGAGCTCCTTGAAAGCGAACCGGCTGCGCATTATCGATACGGTCATGGAGAGCGAAACTCACCTGATAGCCAACAAGGCCGCCTACCAGGATCAGTGGAAGCGCGAGAAGGTCGACAGTCTCGCCTTGATGCTGAATGCGGCGATCGCCGCTCAGGGTCATGTCGGACTCATGCTGAACGTGCAACAGGCAAATCTTGCCGCCGTGATATCGGTGCTTCCCGCCCTGAACTCGCCAACGATATCGACGCTCTCGAATGCGGATTGGGTTGCGGTGAACACGATCCTCCAGGAAGACGTGGTCCGTGTCGTCATTCCGAAGCTCAAGGCGGCGGGCGCAACTGGTATCGTTGAATATCCTTTAAACAAGGTCGTTTTGTAA
- the hisI gene encoding phosphoribosyl-AMP cyclohydrolase: MTATTIEPNCIDFAKMDGLVPAIVQDAKTLEVLMVGFLNEISYAKTLETGFVTFWSRTRKKLWMKGETSGNRLRVVDASTDCDRDTLLFRVEVEGDGLVCHEGTVSCFTRPIRVSRDEQQAEVQA; encoded by the coding sequence ATGACAGCGACGACGATAGAACCGAATTGCATCGATTTTGCAAAGATGGACGGACTAGTTCCTGCGATCGTGCAGGATGCGAAAACACTGGAGGTGCTGATGGTCGGCTTCCTCAATGAGATTAGCTACGCGAAAACCTTAGAGACTGGATTTGTTACTTTCTGGAGCAGGACGCGCAAAAAGCTGTGGATGAAGGGAGAGACCAGCGGCAACCGTCTCCGGGTGGTCGATGCGTCGACCGATTGCGACCGGGACACGCTGCTCTTCCGCGTGGAGGTCGAGGGGGATGGCCTGGTCTGTCACGAGGGCACGGTCAGTTGTTTCACTCGTCCGATTCGGGTCAGCCGCGATGAACAGCAAGCAGAGGTGCAGGCATGA